A genomic stretch from Chloroflexota bacterium includes:
- a CDS encoding ribbon-helix-helix protein, CopG family — translation MKRKPAAAAEQLSVFEELAALPEPIHEPAPDTMRQIVSLRMPDALLERVEEVARGRGVSPSSLMRALIAAGLDRSYAAVTPDELAAELASLRKGIDEIVTRLRTSE, via the coding sequence ATGAAGCGCAAGCCGGCCGCGGCTGCCGAACAGCTGAGCGTCTTCGAGGAGCTGGCGGCTCTGCCCGAGCCGATCCATGAGCCGGCGCCGGACACGATGCGCCAGATCGTCTCGCTGCGGATGCCCGACGCGCTGCTGGAGCGGGTCGAAGAGGTGGCCCGGGGGCGCGGCGTCTCCCCGTCGAGCCTGATGCGCGCGCTGATCGCGGCGGGATTGGATCGGTCATACGCCGCCGTGACCCCGGACGAGCTGGCGGCGGAGCTGGCCTCACTGCGGAAGGGGATCGACGAGATCGTCACGAGGCTGCGGACGAGCGAGTGA
- a CDS encoding NAD(+)/NADH kinase gives MSRFGFAFNPTNPQARAALERARAWCAANGVEAWDAEADDVDRIAAECVGSELICVLGGDGTFLRAARGIGDSAAPTLGVNLGRVGFLAKVETDDLEEALSKVASGDFALEDRFRIEATLLRADGEQLRHACLNEVVVARGTRVRMIQVEVEVSGSHLATWVSDGVVVATPTGSTAYSFSAGGSVLDPRLRNMIITSVAGYLSPLRSVVAGEEQVVRLSLRQAVSGATISIDGQWDLPMAVGETVEVRALPVPLRMVELSGGTPFYDLLRTKASLLPY, from the coding sequence GTGAGCCGTTTCGGTTTCGCGTTCAACCCGACCAACCCACAGGCCCGCGCCGCGCTCGAGCGTGCACGGGCGTGGTGCGCCGCCAACGGGGTCGAAGCGTGGGACGCGGAAGCCGACGATGTCGATCGGATCGCTGCGGAATGCGTGGGGAGCGAGCTGATCTGCGTGCTCGGCGGGGACGGGACGTTCCTGCGCGCGGCGCGCGGCATCGGCGACTCGGCGGCACCGACCCTGGGCGTCAACCTGGGGCGCGTCGGGTTCCTGGCCAAGGTCGAGACCGACGACCTGGAGGAGGCGCTCTCCAAGGTGGCGAGCGGCGACTTCGCGCTCGAGGATCGATTCCGAATCGAGGCCACGCTGCTTCGAGCGGACGGTGAACAGCTGCGGCATGCCTGCCTGAACGAGGTGGTGGTGGCGCGCGGGACCCGGGTGCGAATGATCCAGGTCGAGGTCGAGGTCAGCGGCAGCCACCTGGCGACCTGGGTCTCCGACGGCGTGGTGGTTGCCACGCCGACGGGCTCGACCGCATATTCCTTCAGTGCCGGCGGCTCGGTGCTCGATCCCCGGCTGCGGAACATGATCATTACCTCGGTCGCCGGCTACCTGTCGCCGCTGCGCAGCGTGGTCGCGGGCGAGGAACAGGTCGTACGACTGTCGCTGCGCCAGGCGGTCTCGGGCGCGACGATCAGCATCGACGGGCAATGGGATCTGCCGATGGCGGTCGGCGAGACGGTGGAGGTGCGCGCGCTGCCGGTGCCGCTGCGCATGGTCGAGCTGAGCGGCGGCACGCCGTTCTACGACCTGCTGCGCACCAAGGCCTCCCTGCTGCCGTACTGA
- the xerD gene encoding site-specific tyrosine recombinase XerD, with protein sequence MADAAVDPALDAAIRAFLDELQVERGLSPLTVAAYRRDLAQFAAVAGRSWRHDPEPVRDFVNALRRDGRRPSTQARKVAAIRSFYGFALREELADRDVAALLDAPRAGSYLPDVLSAESVASILDAPPADDPVGIRDRAILELLYACGLRVSELTGLDTDRLDLPGLQVRVIGKGNRERRVPMGEEARERIHRYLAGPRATWAGRRPSPAVFVSQRGARLARESVWRLVKRWAAAAGVEARVTPHTFRHSFATHLLEGGADLRVVQTLLGHASISTTQLYTHLTGERLREVYARAHPRA encoded by the coding sequence ATGGCCGATGCGGCCGTCGATCCGGCACTGGACGCCGCCATCCGCGCGTTCCTGGACGAGCTGCAGGTGGAGCGCGGCCTGTCGCCGTTGACGGTGGCCGCCTATCGGCGCGACCTCGCCCAGTTCGCGGCGGTCGCGGGAAGGTCCTGGCGCCACGACCCGGAACCGGTGCGCGACTTCGTGAATGCGCTCCGGCGCGATGGGCGGCGGCCGAGCACCCAGGCGCGCAAGGTGGCGGCCATCCGCAGCTTCTATGGCTTCGCGCTGCGCGAGGAGCTGGCCGATCGGGACGTCGCCGCCCTGCTCGATGCTCCCAGGGCGGGAAGCTACCTTCCCGATGTACTGAGTGCGGAATCGGTCGCCAGCATCCTGGATGCGCCACCCGCCGATGACCCGGTCGGGATCCGCGATCGGGCGATTCTCGAGCTGCTGTACGCGTGCGGGCTGCGGGTCAGCGAGCTGACCGGCCTGGACACCGACCGGCTGGACCTTCCCGGGCTGCAGGTGCGCGTCATCGGGAAGGGCAACCGAGAGCGGAGGGTGCCGATGGGGGAGGAGGCGCGTGAGCGCATCCATCGCTACCTGGCCGGCCCACGCGCGACCTGGGCGGGGCGACGACCCAGCCCAGCCGTCTTCGTCAGCCAGCGGGGCGCACGGCTGGCGCGCGAATCGGTCTGGCGCCTGGTGAAGCGCTGGGCGGCTGCGGCGGGGGTCGAGGCGCGGGTGACGCCGCACACCTTTCGGCACAGCTTCGCCACGCACCTGCTCGAGGGAGGAGCCGACCTGCGGGTGGTTCAGACGCTCCTTGGCCATGCTAGCATCAGCACCACCCAGCTCTACACGCACCTGACCGGAGAGCGCCTCCGCGAGGTCTACGCGCGGGCGCATCCACGAGCCTGA
- a CDS encoding PH domain-containing protein, protein MSYARNLLSRGEEVVFESRQHWFAVLGETWPFVIAAVLAFAVLIWSSSSDSTQLLQILQIVSLVALIVSLARVGLKVWSWRNQEYLVTTKRLIKAEGIFNKAMSDSSLEKINDAHLTQSWIGRIFDFGTLDILTAADESMGIQDYYMLADPVRFKIAMLNQKEKVEHPDLAPPPRMQAPSTSPAMQRAEPMAPRAGSDRVAQVPMEASAAAPAAPAPPVAPAAPNAEPPSAAEQLTATLESLAALRDRGLITPQEYEAKKRDLLERM, encoded by the coding sequence ATGAGTTACGCGCGGAACCTTCTCAGCCGGGGCGAGGAGGTCGTCTTCGAGAGCCGCCAGCACTGGTTCGCGGTGCTCGGCGAGACCTGGCCCTTCGTGATTGCGGCGGTCCTGGCTTTTGCCGTGCTGATCTGGAGCTCGAGCAGCGACTCGACCCAGCTGCTCCAGATCCTCCAGATCGTGTCGCTGGTGGCACTCATCGTGTCGCTGGCACGCGTCGGGCTCAAGGTGTGGTCCTGGCGCAACCAGGAGTACCTGGTCACCACCAAGCGCTTGATCAAGGCCGAGGGCATCTTCAACAAGGCGATGTCCGACTCGAGCCTCGAGAAGATCAACGACGCGCACCTGACCCAGAGCTGGATCGGACGCATCTTCGACTTTGGGACGCTCGACATCCTGACCGCCGCCGACGAATCGATGGGGATCCAGGACTACTACATGCTTGCCGACCCGGTTCGTTTCAAGATCGCGATGCTCAACCAGAAGGAGAAGGTCGAGCACCCGGACCTGGCGCCCCCTCCGCGCATGCAGGCGCCCAGCACCTCGCCGGCCATGCAGCGCGCTGAGCCGATGGCGCCGCGCGCCGGATCCGATCGCGTGGCCCAGGTCCCGATGGAGGCATCCGCCGCGGCGCCGGCGGCTCCGGCGCCGCCCGTCGCGCCCGCCGCTCCGAATGCCGAGCCGCCTTCTGCCGCGGAGCAGCTCACCGCCACCCTCGAGAGCCTCGCCGCGCTGCGCGATCGTGGCCTCATCACGCCCCAGGAATACGAGGCCAAGAAACGCGACCTGCTGGAGCGGATGTAG
- a CDS encoding purine-nucleoside phosphorylase, with protein MEEPRRSFSDGVYGAELERRIDEAAAVIRDRIGVVPQLASPRLAIVLGSGLGGVVELLDPEPRVVIPYREIPHIPVATVAGHAGELVAGLASGIPLLLLSGRAHGYEGWSHRQSTILLRACLSLGIGTLVVTNASGGINPAFDPGDVMLIADVVNLSGDNPLAGPNLDRFGPRFVSMTDALDANLRALARTAAERAGVTLQEGVYLMLAGPSYETRAELRMLRTLGADAVGMSTVPEVLVARHQGVRVLGFSLVTNKATPEMEGEVTHEEVLAMGPIGAARLTAVLGELLPELG; from the coding sequence GTGGAGGAACCCCGCCGCTCGTTCTCCGACGGGGTCTACGGAGCGGAGCTGGAGCGGCGCATCGATGAGGCGGCGGCGGTCATCCGGGACCGCATCGGCGTCGTCCCACAGCTTGCGTCCCCGCGCCTGGCGATCGTCCTCGGCTCCGGGCTGGGGGGCGTGGTTGAGCTCCTCGATCCCGAACCGCGGGTCGTCATCCCGTACCGGGAGATTCCGCACATCCCGGTGGCCACCGTGGCCGGGCATGCCGGGGAGCTGGTCGCCGGCCTCGCATCGGGGATCCCGCTCCTGCTCCTGTCCGGGCGCGCGCATGGGTACGAGGGCTGGTCGCATCGGCAGTCGACCATCCTGCTGCGCGCGTGCCTCAGCCTGGGCATCGGGACGCTGGTGGTGACCAACGCATCGGGTGGGATCAATCCGGCATTCGATCCGGGTGACGTGATGCTGATCGCGGACGTCGTCAACCTGTCCGGCGACAATCCGCTGGCGGGGCCCAACCTGGACCGCTTCGGTCCGCGCTTCGTTTCCATGACCGATGCGCTCGACGCGAACCTGCGCGCCCTGGCGCGAACCGCGGCCGAGCGAGCCGGGGTCACCCTGCAGGAAGGCGTGTATCTGATGCTGGCGGGGCCAAGCTACGAGACGCGCGCGGAGCTGCGCATGCTGCGTACCCTTGGCGCCGATGCGGTCGGCATGTCGACCGTTCCGGAGGTCCTTGTGGCGCGGCACCAGGGGGTGCGGGTGCTTGGCTTCAGCCTCGTGACCAACAAGGCGACGCCGGAGATGGAGGGCGAGGTGACCCACGAGGAGGTCCTGGCCATGGGCCCGATCGGTGCTGCGCGTCTCACGGCGGTCCTGGGTGAGCTCCTGCCGGAGCTCGGGTAG
- a CDS encoding site-2 protease family protein: MLFGSLTLAELVGIAIALVLGITFHEFSHALVADQLGDHRPRALGRVSLNPLRHLDPLGSLFFLLAGFGWGKPVPVNAYALRPGRTGLTYVALAGPIANFAVAAAVAVLFRALQLAGLLDAPFLRDVVALTVYFNIALGLFNFIPIPPLDGYNVVLPLLPPSQSFVVQRYAQYGYVALLLLLVLSYGPGNGPLGWLFGMASTIAGLMLGT, from the coding sequence GTGCTCTTCGGATCGCTCACGCTGGCGGAGCTGGTGGGGATTGCCATTGCGCTGGTGTTGGGCATCACGTTCCATGAGTTCAGCCACGCGCTGGTCGCGGACCAGCTTGGCGACCACCGGCCGCGGGCCCTCGGACGGGTCAGCCTGAACCCGCTGCGGCACCTCGATCCGCTGGGCTCGCTCTTCTTCCTGCTCGCCGGCTTCGGCTGGGGCAAGCCCGTCCCGGTGAACGCCTACGCCCTGCGGCCCGGGAGGACCGGCCTGACCTACGTCGCGCTGGCCGGCCCGATCGCGAACTTCGCGGTAGCTGCCGCGGTGGCCGTCCTCTTTCGCGCGTTGCAGCTGGCGGGACTGCTGGATGCTCCCTTCCTCCGCGACGTGGTGGCGCTGACGGTGTACTTCAATATCGCGCTCGGCCTGTTCAACTTCATCCCGATCCCACCACTGGATGGGTACAACGTGGTGCTGCCGCTGCTGCCGCCGAGCCAGTCATTCGTCGTGCAGCGCTACGCGCAGTACGGGTACGTCGCGCTGCTCCTGTTGCTGGTGCTCTCCTACGGCCCGGGCAACGGCCCCCTCGGATGGCTCTTCGGCATGGCGTCGACGATCGCGGGGCTGATGCTTGGGACATAG
- a CDS encoding segregation/condensation protein A: MSQFEPIEIVQASVDAIAVDSAGATGPGFEVQLPTFSGPLAVLLHLIESRQLDVLTVPLAELADAYVAHLAEHPVDPAQLAEFVAVAAQLILLKSRSMLPGEVLPISADATDEPDEEELRRRLVEYRALRDVARALGERDLVKPMQRREPRESDLPVASLTPLPVALLVEAMRALAAIPEPEPAPPEIVAREITIAMQITVLRTALAAGGRVVLQQLLASCRSRTEATVTLLATLELVRRRQVRVRQRELFGPILLETMA, from the coding sequence ATGTCACAGTTCGAGCCGATCGAGATCGTGCAGGCATCGGTCGACGCGATTGCGGTCGACAGCGCGGGCGCGACGGGGCCTGGCTTCGAGGTCCAGCTGCCCACCTTCTCGGGCCCGCTCGCGGTCCTCCTGCACCTGATCGAGTCGCGCCAGCTCGACGTGCTGACCGTGCCGCTGGCCGAGCTGGCGGACGCCTACGTCGCCCACCTGGCCGAGCATCCGGTCGACCCCGCGCAGCTCGCCGAATTCGTGGCCGTGGCTGCCCAGCTGATCCTGCTCAAGTCTCGCAGCATGCTCCCGGGCGAGGTACTGCCGATCAGCGCGGATGCGACCGACGAGCCCGATGAGGAGGAGCTGCGCCGACGCCTGGTCGAGTACCGGGCCCTGCGGGACGTGGCTCGCGCCCTGGGCGAGCGAGACCTGGTTAAGCCGATGCAGCGTCGCGAGCCGCGGGAATCGGATCTGCCGGTGGCCAGCCTGACGCCACTGCCGGTCGCGCTGCTGGTCGAGGCGATGCGGGCCCTGGCGGCGATCCCCGAGCCGGAGCCCGCGCCGCCCGAGATCGTGGCCCGTGAGATCACGATCGCGATGCAGATCACGGTCCTGCGAACCGCGCTGGCGGCCGGCGGCCGCGTCGTGCTCCAGCAGCTGCTGGCCTCATGCCGATCGCGCACCGAGGCGACGGTCACGCTGCTGGCAACCCTGGAGCTGGTCAGGCGTCGACAGGTTCGGGTTCGCCAGCGCGAGCTGTTTGGTCCGATCTTGCTGGAGACGATGGCATGA
- the scpB gene encoding SMC-Scp complex subunit ScpB: MTAADELGAFLEALLFIAERPLSSIELAELAGVPRQEGEAALARLAQDLAADHRGLRLQRMDDAWQLATAPEVGERLATYAAREEARVTPAALEALAVVAYRQPCTRGEVERVRGVDSDYVLRSLLHRRLLVEMGRRDTPGRPILYGTTFAFLERFGLTSLDDLPPIEEGNPPTLPAAEQPEPVDAG, translated from the coding sequence ATGACCGCGGCCGACGAACTCGGCGCCTTCCTGGAGGCGCTGCTCTTCATCGCCGAGCGACCGCTGAGCAGCATCGAGCTGGCCGAGCTGGCCGGCGTGCCGCGCCAGGAGGGCGAAGCAGCGCTCGCGAGATTGGCCCAGGACCTCGCCGCGGACCACCGGGGGCTGCGCCTGCAGCGCATGGACGACGCCTGGCAGCTCGCCACCGCCCCCGAGGTCGGGGAGCGGCTCGCGACCTATGCGGCCCGCGAAGAGGCACGCGTCACGCCGGCGGCGCTGGAGGCGCTGGCGGTGGTCGCCTATCGGCAACCGTGCACCCGCGGCGAGGTTGAGCGCGTGCGCGGCGTCGACTCGGACTACGTGCTCCGATCCCTCCTCCATCGGCGCCTGCTGGTCGAGATGGGCAGGCGGGACACTCCCGGCCGCCCGATCCTGTACGGAACGACCTTCGCCTTCCTCGAGCGCTTCGGCCTTACCTCGCTCGACGACCTGCCACCGATCGAGGAGGGCAACCCACCGACGCTGCCGGCTGCCGAGCAGCCGGAGCCGGTCGATGCCGGCTGA
- the cmk gene encoding (d)CMP kinase produces the protein MPAERIQKLLARSGVASRRGAEVLIAAGRVTVNGRPARLGDSADPGADQVAVDGKPLPAASATVHYAVHKPIGLLSSAHDERGRRSVVSLIDAAGAARLWPAGRLDVDSEGLMVLTNDGDWANRVLHPRYGVEREYAVLVDPTLTRSDMEALLAGVELDDGLARVLAVQLALPPPEVIRSSPERGRWLRLRVGEGRKHEVRRLFAAGGYRVERLVRTRLGSLSLDGLGEGEWRALRPAEVEAMAGARPKVRAAIARKPLTVAVDGPSGSGKSTVGYALARRIGATFVDTGLMYRALTLAALERGIDPADGEALGRLAREVRIEVRRPRHEQTDRRETVLLDRRDVTKEARAPRIDRVVSSVSRHAPVRDAMLHVQRSAARRHDTVMVGRDIGTVVLPDATLKVFMTAAASVRAARRAAEMGRPDRLDRYLTEIEERDAADIGREVAPLRKAPGALVLDTGEVEVEACVDAIVAHLPPRPPER, from the coding sequence ATGCCGGCTGAGCGGATCCAGAAGCTGCTGGCGCGGAGCGGCGTCGCGTCGCGGCGCGGAGCCGAGGTCCTCATCGCGGCCGGGCGCGTCACCGTCAACGGCCGGCCGGCGCGCCTCGGCGACAGCGCCGACCCTGGCGCGGACCAGGTGGCAGTCGACGGCAAACCACTGCCGGCCGCGTCGGCGACCGTTCACTACGCCGTCCACAAGCCTATCGGCCTCCTCTCGTCGGCGCACGATGAGCGTGGCCGTCGCTCGGTCGTGAGCCTGATCGATGCCGCGGGGGCCGCCCGCCTCTGGCCGGCCGGGAGGCTGGACGTCGATTCCGAGGGCCTGATGGTGCTCACCAATGACGGCGACTGGGCCAACCGCGTCCTCCACCCGCGCTACGGGGTCGAGCGCGAATACGCGGTGCTGGTCGATCCCACTCTGACGCGCTCGGACATGGAGGCGCTCCTGGCCGGTGTCGAGCTCGACGATGGACTTGCGCGGGTGCTGGCGGTCCAGCTGGCGCTGCCTCCACCGGAAGTGATCCGATCCTCCCCCGAGCGCGGTCGGTGGTTGCGGCTGCGGGTGGGGGAGGGTCGCAAGCACGAGGTCCGGCGACTCTTCGCGGCAGGCGGATACCGTGTCGAACGGCTGGTGCGAACCCGCCTCGGGTCGCTCTCCCTGGACGGCCTGGGCGAGGGGGAGTGGCGCGCGCTGCGCCCCGCCGAGGTGGAGGCGATGGCAGGCGCACGACCGAAGGTCAGGGCGGCCATTGCGCGCAAGCCGCTCACCGTGGCCGTGGACGGGCCGTCCGGCTCCGGCAAGAGCACGGTCGGGTACGCGCTGGCGCGGCGCATCGGTGCGACCTTCGTCGACACCGGGCTGATGTACCGGGCCCTGACGCTCGCCGCCCTGGAGCGGGGCATCGATCCCGCTGACGGCGAGGCACTGGGTCGCCTGGCCCGGGAAGTGCGCATCGAGGTCCGCCGGCCACGCCACGAGCAGACCGATCGTCGCGAGACGGTGCTGCTCGACCGGCGGGACGTGACGAAGGAGGCCCGCGCACCACGGATCGATCGGGTCGTCTCGTCGGTCAGCCGTCACGCCCCCGTGCGCGACGCGATGCTGCACGTCCAGCGCTCGGCCGCCCGACGTCACGACACGGTGATGGTCGGCCGCGACATCGGCACCGTGGTCCTGCCCGACGCCACGCTGAAGGTCTTCATGACCGCCGCCGCCTCGGTGCGCGCCGCGCGCCGCGCTGCCGAGATGGGGCGTCCGGATCGCCTGGATCGCTACCTGACCGAGATCGAGGAGCGCGACGCGGCGGACATCGGTCGCGAGGTTGCGCCCCTGCGCAAGGCGCCCGGGGCGCTGGTGCTCGACACCGGCGAGGTGGAGGTCGAAGCCTGCGTTGACGCCATCGTGGCGCACCTGCCGCCCCGACCTCCCGAGCGATGA
- a CDS encoding lysophospholipid acyltransferase family protein, producing the protein MSTWFYFPGAVMTAWLKWLLGGGHVEGIENVPRSGPFIMVSNHTSNLDPPFIGGAIGRHIGRPIHFMAKVEIDDWPLIGWLARGSGVFFVRRGAGDRGAQRIALEHLAAGRPIGIFPEGTRSRTGVLREPKVGVALLAMRSGAPILPVGISGSGKIFPGRSRWPHRTRVDICIGKPFQLPHQPTGRLDREAMTEATERIMREIAALVPEWQRGRYRPGPIESGE; encoded by the coding sequence ATGAGCACCTGGTTCTACTTCCCCGGCGCGGTGATGACCGCGTGGCTGAAGTGGCTGCTGGGCGGCGGCCACGTCGAGGGGATCGAGAACGTTCCGCGCTCCGGCCCGTTCATCATGGTCAGCAATCACACCTCCAACCTCGACCCGCCCTTCATCGGCGGCGCGATCGGGCGTCACATTGGTCGCCCGATTCATTTCATGGCCAAGGTGGAGATCGACGACTGGCCGCTGATCGGCTGGCTGGCGCGCGGGTCCGGCGTCTTCTTCGTGCGGCGCGGAGCGGGCGACCGGGGTGCGCAGCGAATCGCGCTCGAGCACCTGGCCGCCGGCCGGCCGATCGGGATCTTTCCGGAGGGGACTCGGTCCCGGACCGGCGTGCTGCGTGAACCGAAGGTCGGCGTGGCGTTGCTGGCCATGCGCAGTGGCGCGCCGATCCTGCCGGTGGGGATCAGCGGCAGCGGCAAGATCTTTCCCGGGCGCAGCCGGTGGCCGCACCGCACCCGCGTCGACATCTGCATCGGGAAGCCTTTCCAGCTGCCGCATCAGCCGACCGGGCGCCTCGATCGTGAGGCCATGACCGAGGCGACGGAGCGGATCATGCGGGAGATCGCGGCGCTCGTGCCCGAGTGGCAGCGGGGTCGATATCGGCCCGGACCGATAGAATCGGGGGAATGA
- the ispH gene encoding 4-hydroxy-3-methylbut-2-enyl diphosphate reductase, with protein MSTAVRPEVRIAERAGFCYGVRLAIDKAKHARDEGKEVTTLGQLVHNPGIKADLSDRGIRTADLADQVEGGTLVIRAHGVPATELEQVRGKPDLEVIDATCTWVLQSQKAARELAEAGYTVCIIGHEDHPEVKGVRSYAGERHVVVDDMDRSTWERVPHTKKIGVLSQSTILPFKLEEFAAFCLRRCHDLRVVNTVCPVTLTRQADSVVLAGEVDAMIVVGGKNSSNTKELAVKCAEVCADTVHVADADELEAEHRDWVSGKARIGITGGTSTPEVDLEEVRDRIYALTG; from the coding sequence ATGAGCACAGCCGTTCGACCCGAGGTTCGCATCGCCGAGCGCGCCGGCTTCTGCTATGGCGTACGCCTGGCGATCGACAAGGCGAAGCACGCCCGCGACGAGGGCAAGGAGGTCACCACACTCGGACAGCTGGTGCACAACCCCGGCATAAAGGCCGATCTGTCGGACCGCGGAATCCGCACCGCCGATCTGGCCGACCAGGTCGAGGGCGGGACGCTCGTCATTCGCGCTCACGGCGTCCCGGCGACGGAGCTGGAGCAGGTGCGTGGCAAGCCGGACCTGGAGGTGATCGATGCCACCTGCACCTGGGTCCTGCAATCGCAGAAGGCGGCCCGCGAGCTCGCTGAGGCGGGCTACACCGTGTGCATCATCGGCCACGAGGACCATCCCGAGGTGAAGGGCGTGCGCTCCTACGCCGGTGAGCGCCACGTCGTCGTCGACGACATGGACCGCTCCACCTGGGAGCGGGTGCCGCACACGAAGAAGATCGGCGTCCTGTCGCAGTCGACCATCCTGCCCTTCAAGCTCGAGGAGTTCGCCGCTTTCTGCCTGCGACGGTGTCACGACCTTCGCGTGGTCAACACCGTCTGTCCGGTGACGCTGACGCGCCAGGCCGATTCGGTGGTGCTGGCCGGCGAGGTCGACGCGATGATCGTGGTCGGCGGCAAGAACAGCAGCAACACCAAGGAGCTGGCCGTCAAGTGCGCGGAGGTCTGCGCCGATACGGTCCACGTCGCCGACGCCGATGAGCTCGAGGCCGAGCACCGCGACTGGGTAAGCGGCAAGGCGCGGATCGGGATCACCGGCGGGACTTCGACTCCGGAGGTGGACCTCGAGGAGGTCCGCGACCGGATCTACGCCCTGACCGGATAA
- a CDS encoding helix-turn-helix transcriptional regulator — MELRLARTAGGLSQRRLAELAGVSQSLVSRVEHGRQRPSWPTACALAAAAGHDLSLRLFPADGVPLRDRGQLGAVQAIVAQTDGSWRVRMEHPVAGGDRRAADLVLVGRDEILHIEVEGGLVDLQAQLRAAQLKRAALAQQFGRQVRLVLAVPGTRRSRSVLATIRPAIAPVLQRSSAAVWRSIRTGMPLDGDGLLLLPPRPRQPPHI, encoded by the coding sequence ATGGAACTGCGATTGGCGCGTACCGCCGGGGGCCTTTCGCAACGACGCCTCGCGGAGCTCGCAGGGGTCAGCCAGAGCTTGGTCAGCCGCGTGGAGCATGGGCGGCAGCGGCCAAGTTGGCCCACCGCGTGCGCCCTCGCCGCCGCGGCTGGACACGATCTGAGCCTCCGGCTATTCCCGGCCGATGGAGTCCCGCTGCGAGATCGCGGCCAGCTCGGCGCGGTCCAGGCAATCGTGGCGCAGACAGATGGATCCTGGCGCGTGCGCATGGAGCACCCGGTCGCCGGTGGAGATCGACGTGCCGCCGATCTCGTCCTGGTGGGACGCGACGAGATCCTGCACATCGAAGTGGAGGGTGGGCTGGTTGACCTCCAGGCACAACTCCGAGCCGCTCAGCTCAAGCGCGCGGCGCTTGCGCAGCAGTTCGGCAGGCAGGTGAGGCTCGTTCTGGCGGTGCCGGGGACGCGCCGCTCGCGGTCCGTCCTGGCCACCATCCGCCCGGCAATCGCACCCGTACTGCAGAGGTCATCCGCCGCGGTGTGGCGCTCGATCCGAACCGGGATGCCGCTCGACGGGGATGGCTTGCTGCTGCTCCCACCGAGGCCACGTCAGCCGCCGCACATATGA